The proteins below come from a single Microbacterium sp. SLBN-154 genomic window:
- a CDS encoding aldose 1-epimerase family protein codes for MASHSVSGTQHSLRAGDYEACIASVGATLRCLTFRSRDLVVPFGADDVRPSYRGATLAPWPNRVVDGIYTFGGVERRVALTEPARGHALHGLASWLDFEAIDKGPSHVTLAATIVAQTGFPWELGIETTFQLSADGLSQTVRVRNHSDQAAPWGTGPHPYLVAGPGLVDEWTLELPADDVLTVTDDRLIPVSLEPVETAGAERFDFRRARRIGEVEIDHAYTGFARDDDGFASVRVTSPDGSGVAMTWDTACPWAQIHTADKPDKAVSRLGLAVEPMTCAPDAFNADRYDFDTGLIELAPGASSEASWRISAIA; via the coding sequence ATGGCATCGCACTCTGTCTCGGGAACGCAGCACTCCCTTCGCGCCGGCGACTACGAGGCGTGCATCGCCAGCGTCGGCGCGACGCTGCGGTGTCTCACCTTTCGGAGCCGCGACCTCGTCGTGCCGTTCGGTGCCGACGACGTGCGTCCCTCGTACCGCGGGGCGACGCTCGCGCCATGGCCCAATCGGGTCGTGGACGGCATCTACACCTTCGGCGGTGTCGAGCGCCGCGTCGCGCTGACCGAGCCCGCGCGGGGGCATGCGCTGCACGGCCTGGCGTCGTGGCTCGACTTCGAAGCGATCGACAAGGGCCCGAGCCACGTCACGCTCGCGGCGACCATCGTGGCGCAGACCGGCTTCCCCTGGGAGCTCGGGATCGAGACGACGTTCCAGCTCTCGGCCGACGGCCTCAGCCAGACGGTCCGGGTGCGCAACCACAGTGATCAGGCGGCTCCGTGGGGGACGGGGCCCCACCCCTACCTCGTCGCCGGTCCCGGCCTCGTCGACGAGTGGACGCTCGAGCTCCCTGCCGACGACGTCCTCACCGTCACCGATGACCGGCTGATCCCCGTCTCGCTCGAGCCGGTCGAAACCGCCGGCGCCGAGCGGTTCGACTTCCGCCGGGCGCGACGGATCGGTGAGGTCGAGATCGACCACGCCTACACCGGGTTCGCCCGGGATGACGACGGCTTCGCCAGCGTGCGGGTGACCTCGCCCGACGGCTCCGGGGTCGCCATGACCTGGGACACCGCCTGCCCGTGGGCGCAGATCCACACGGCCGACAAGCCCGACAAGGCGGTCTCGCGCCTGGGTCTGGCCGTCGAGCCGATGACGTGCGCCCCCGACGCGTTCAACGCCGACCGTTACGACTTCGACACCGGCCTCATCGAACTGGCGCCGGGCGCGTCATCCGAAGCCTCCTGGCGGATCTCCGCCATCGCCTGA
- the araA gene encoding L-arabinose isomerase, which yields MPSLSTSLDAYEVWFVTGSQTLYGEETLRQVAEQSQQVVTGLDGLPVRVVWKPVLKDADSIRRLALEVNARDEVIGIIAWMHTFSPAKMWIAGLDALHKPLLHLHTQANVELPWADIDFDFMNLNQAAHGDREFGYIQTRLGVARKTVVGHVSNPAVRQQIEDWQRAAAGWAAARSLKLARFGDNMRYVAVTEGDKTEAELRFGVQVNTWGVNELAAAVAEASSADVDALVDEYVASYDVATELLPGGDRHQSLRDGAAIEVGLRSFLEAGGFGAFTTSFEDLGSLTQLPGLAVQRLMAEGYGFGAEGDWKTAILVRVANVMGAGRPGGATLMEDYTYDLVPGSERILGAHMLEVAPSLTTRKPRLEVHPLGIGGKADPVRLVFTADPGPALVVAMSDMRDRFRLVANVVENVEAPDLPRLPVGRAVWKPAPDFATSAACWLAAGAAHHTVMTTAVGVEVFRDFAEIARTELVVIDEQTTVRDFQRELRWNQAYYRLAQGI from the coding sequence ATGCCGTCACTGTCCACCTCCCTCGACGCCTACGAGGTGTGGTTCGTCACCGGAAGCCAGACCCTCTACGGCGAGGAGACGCTCCGTCAGGTCGCCGAACAGTCGCAACAGGTCGTCACGGGGCTCGATGGCCTGCCCGTTCGTGTCGTCTGGAAGCCCGTCCTGAAGGATGCCGACTCGATCCGCCGGCTCGCACTCGAGGTGAACGCACGCGACGAGGTCATCGGCATCATCGCCTGGATGCACACGTTCAGTCCGGCGAAGATGTGGATCGCCGGACTCGATGCGTTGCACAAGCCCCTGCTGCACCTCCACACCCAGGCGAACGTCGAGCTGCCCTGGGCGGACATCGACTTCGACTTCATGAACTTGAATCAGGCCGCCCACGGCGACCGCGAGTTCGGCTACATCCAGACCCGACTGGGCGTGGCCCGCAAGACCGTCGTCGGACACGTGTCGAACCCGGCCGTTCGTCAGCAGATCGAGGACTGGCAGCGGGCCGCGGCCGGCTGGGCGGCTGCGCGGTCTCTGAAACTCGCGCGGTTCGGTGACAACATGCGCTACGTCGCCGTCACCGAGGGCGACAAGACCGAGGCAGAGCTGCGCTTCGGCGTCCAGGTGAACACCTGGGGAGTCAACGAGCTCGCCGCTGCCGTCGCCGAGGCCTCCTCGGCCGATGTCGACGCGCTCGTCGACGAATACGTGGCGAGCTACGACGTCGCCACCGAACTGCTGCCGGGCGGTGACCGCCATCAGAGCCTTCGCGACGGCGCCGCGATCGAGGTCGGTCTCCGCTCCTTCCTCGAGGCGGGTGGCTTCGGCGCATTCACCACCTCGTTCGAGGACCTCGGCTCGCTCACGCAGCTCCCCGGCCTCGCCGTGCAGCGGCTCATGGCCGAGGGGTACGGCTTCGGCGCAGAGGGCGACTGGAAGACCGCCATCCTCGTCCGTGTCGCGAACGTCATGGGCGCCGGCCGCCCCGGTGGTGCGACCCTCATGGAGGACTACACCTACGACCTGGTGCCGGGGTCCGAACGCATCCTCGGCGCGCACATGCTCGAGGTCGCGCCGTCGCTGACGACGCGCAAGCCGCGCCTCGAGGTGCATCCGCTGGGGATCGGCGGCAAGGCCGATCCCGTTCGGCTCGTCTTCACCGCAGACCCGGGGCCGGCCCTCGTCGTCGCCATGAGCGACATGCGCGATCGGTTCCGCCTCGTGGCCAATGTCGTCGAGAATGTCGAGGCCCCTGATCTGCCGCGGCTGCCGGTCGGTCGCGCCGTGTGGAAGCCCGCGCCTGACTTCGCCACCTCGGCGGCCTGCTGGCTGGCGGCGGGTGCCGCGCACCATACTGTGATGACGACGGCTGTGGGCGTGGAGGTCTTCCGGGACTTCGCCGAGATCGCCCGCACCGAGCTCGTCGTCATCGACGAGCAGACCACCGTCCGCGATTTCCAGCGGGAGCTCCGGTGGAACCAGGCCTACTACCGACTCGCGCAGGGAATCTGA
- a CDS encoding xylulokinase, with amino-acid sequence MSADVITTGRTALGIELGSTRIKACLVDADDPTEVLAVGSHAWENRFVERTWTYALDDVWDGVRSAYADLVADAQRRHGVALETVGAIGVSAMMHGYLAFDGEGELLTPFRTWRNTTTGPAAEALSTAFDQNIPLRWSVAHLFQAVLDGEPHVPEIRFLTTLAGYVHEQLTGQRVVGVGDASGMFPIDPATRDYDLGLIETFDRMVAEAAPGLRIAALLPRVLKAGEPAGALTEEGAARLDPTGRLRPGIPFCPPEGDAGTGMVATNAVAPRTGNVSAGTSIFAMVVLEGALAAAHHEIDIVTTPAGDPVAMVHCNNGASELAEWAGMFGDFTERAGSPLSSDEVFEVLLRAAEQGDPDAGGLIAFNQLSGEPIVGLEEGRPLFVRTPDSRFTLPNAIRAQLYGMFATLALGMRVLSDEGVAIDRMFAHGGVFRTAGVAQRFLAAAIGTPVAVGDTAGEGGPWGMAVLAAHLLHAEGSTLSDYLDRHVFADAKAVTVDPQPDDVAGFARFLGRYEAALAVERAAVAAL; translated from the coding sequence ATGAGCGCCGACGTCATCACCACCGGCCGGACCGCCCTGGGAATCGAACTCGGCTCGACCCGGATCAAGGCGTGCCTGGTCGACGCCGACGATCCGACGGAAGTGCTCGCGGTCGGTTCGCACGCCTGGGAGAACCGTTTCGTAGAGAGGACATGGACCTACGCGCTCGACGATGTCTGGGACGGTGTGCGCAGCGCCTACGCCGACCTGGTTGCCGATGCCCAGCGGCGGCACGGCGTCGCGCTCGAGACGGTCGGGGCCATCGGCGTTTCGGCCATGATGCACGGCTACCTCGCCTTCGATGGTGAGGGTGAGCTGCTGACCCCGTTCCGCACATGGCGCAACACCACGACCGGACCCGCCGCCGAAGCGCTTTCGACGGCGTTCGACCAGAACATCCCGCTCCGCTGGTCGGTCGCCCACCTCTTCCAGGCGGTTCTCGACGGCGAGCCGCACGTTCCCGAGATCCGCTTCCTCACCACCCTCGCGGGCTACGTGCACGAGCAGCTGACGGGTCAGCGCGTGGTGGGCGTGGGCGACGCATCGGGCATGTTCCCCATAGACCCGGCGACGCGCGACTACGACCTCGGACTCATCGAGACCTTCGACAGGATGGTCGCCGAGGCGGCACCGGGTTTGCGCATCGCAGCCCTCCTCCCACGGGTCCTGAAAGCGGGTGAGCCCGCCGGCGCACTCACCGAGGAGGGGGCAGCCCGGCTCGACCCGACCGGGCGGCTGCGCCCCGGCATCCCGTTCTGTCCTCCGGAAGGCGACGCCGGAACCGGAATGGTGGCAACGAACGCCGTCGCGCCGCGCACCGGGAATGTCAGCGCCGGAACGAGCATCTTCGCGATGGTCGTGCTCGAAGGCGCGCTCGCCGCGGCGCACCACGAGATCGACATCGTCACCACGCCCGCCGGCGACCCGGTGGCGATGGTGCACTGCAACAACGGCGCGAGCGAGCTCGCGGAGTGGGCGGGGATGTTCGGCGATTTCACCGAGCGCGCCGGGTCGCCGCTCTCGTCCGACGAGGTTTTCGAGGTCCTTCTACGCGCGGCGGAACAGGGCGACCCCGACGCCGGGGGACTGATCGCCTTCAACCAACTCTCGGGCGAGCCGATCGTCGGTCTCGAGGAAGGGCGACCGTTGTTCGTGCGGACGCCCGACAGTCGGTTCACGCTCCCCAACGCGATCCGCGCCCAGCTCTACGGAATGTTCGCGACGCTCGCGCTCGGCATGCGCGTGCTCTCGGATGAGGGCGTCGCGATCGACCGGATGTTCGCCCACGGTGGGGTCTTCCGCACCGCCGGGGTCGCCCAGCGGTTCCTCGCCGCCGCGATCGGCACTCCCGTCGCCGTCGGCGATACCGCGGGTGAAGGGGGCCCGTGGGGGATGGCGGTGCTCGCCGCCCACCTCTTGCACGCCGAGGGGTCGACGCTCTCCGACTACCTCGACAGGCACGTCTTCGCCGACGCGAAGGCCGTCACCGTCGATCCCCAGCCCGACGACGTGGCCGGGTTCGCCCGGTTCCTCGGACGCTACGAGGCGGCCCTCGCCGTCGAGCGCGCCGCCGTCGCCGCCCTCTGA
- a CDS encoding L-ribulose-5-phosphate 4-epimerase, whose amino-acid sequence METVRADVARLHGELVRYGLVVWTGGNVSGRVPGTDLFVIKPSGVSYDDLDAQNMILCDLEGNVVPGSAGSERSPSSDTAAHAYVYRNMPEVGGVVHTHSTYAVAWAARGEEIPCVITGMADEFGGPIPVGPFAIIGDDSIGRGIVETLRGHRSRAVLMRNHGPFTIGVSAKDAVKAAVMVEDAARTIHIARQGGPLIPIPQDSIDRLYDRYQNVYGQSTDDRREEDAR is encoded by the coding sequence ATCGAAACCGTCCGTGCTGACGTGGCGCGTCTCCACGGTGAACTCGTCCGGTACGGGCTCGTGGTCTGGACGGGCGGGAACGTCTCCGGCCGGGTGCCCGGCACCGACCTCTTCGTCATCAAGCCGTCCGGCGTCTCGTACGACGATCTCGACGCGCAGAACATGATCCTGTGCGATCTCGAGGGCAACGTCGTGCCCGGGTCGGCGGGGAGCGAGCGGAGCCCGTCCAGCGACACCGCAGCGCACGCCTACGTCTACCGGAACATGCCGGAGGTCGGCGGAGTGGTCCACACCCACTCGACCTACGCCGTCGCGTGGGCCGCCCGCGGGGAGGAGATCCCGTGCGTCATCACCGGCATGGCCGATGAATTCGGCGGCCCGATCCCCGTCGGACCGTTCGCCATCATCGGCGACGACTCGATCGGCCGCGGAATCGTCGAAACGCTCCGCGGACACCGCTCTCGGGCCGTGCTCATGCGCAACCACGGCCCCTTCACCATCGGGGTCTCCGCGAAGGACGCCGTGAAGGCCGCCGTCATGGTCGAGGACGCCGCGAGGACCATCCACATCGCACGCCAGGGGGGTCCTCTCATCCCGATCCCGCAGGACTCGATCGATCGGCTCTACGACCGCTATCAGAACGTCTACGGGCAGAGCACCGACGATCGCCGTGAAGAGGACGCACGATGA